In Pyricularia oryzae 70-15 chromosome 2, whole genome shotgun sequence, one genomic interval encodes:
- a CDS encoding methylenetetrahydrofolate reductase 1 has protein sequence MHIRDMLAETEKTGKPSFSFEYFPPKTAQGVQNLYDRMERMYHFGPKFIDITWGAGGRIAELTCEMVTQAQTYFGLETCMHLTCTDMGVEKVNDALSKAYKAGCTNILALRGDPPRDKEKWEAAQDGFNYAKDLVSHIRKTYGDHFDIGVAGYPEGCDDNKDEDLLLDHLKEKVDMGASFIVTQMFYDADNFVRWVGRVRERGITVPIIPGIMPIATYASFLRRANHMQARIPEEWLQRLEPIKTDDAAVRIVGRQLVVELCRKILAAGIHHLHFYTMNLAQSTALILEDLDWLPSPNKPLKHALPWKQSLGLGRREEDVRPIFWRNRNKSYVMRTQDWDEFPNGRWGDSRSPAFGELDAYGIGLLGTNEQNRKKFGEPKSVKDIATLFVRYVQKEVDTLPWSESPLDAEAEQIRDDLIDLNLRGLITINSQPAVNGVRSTHPIHGWGPPNGYVYQKAYLELLVHPAIFEQLKERIHDHPDLTYYAVTKSGNLHTNATYEGPNAVTWGVFPGKEIVQPTVVENISFLAWKDEAFQLGMEWARCHDQNTPSRILIQSMMQEWYLVNIVNNDFHAPRTIFDTLKGLTVPDIDTEIVPPALPTAVPEAAAINGERNGERNGAQANGATAAVTAS, from the exons ATGCATATCCGGGATATGTTGGCCGAGACCGAGAAGACGGGTAAACCGTCTTTCTCGTTCGAGTACTTCCCTCCCAAGACGGCACAGGGTGTGCAGAACCTGTACGACCGTATGGAGCGCATGTACCACTTTGGCCCCAAGTTTATTGACATCACCTGGGGTGCTGGTGGCCGCATTGCCGAGCTTACCTGCGAGATGGTCACACAGGCGCAGACCTACTTTGGCCTCGAGACTTGCATGCATCTCACATGCACCGATATGGGTGTTGAGAAGGTCAACGACGCTCTTTCCAAAGCATACAAGGCTGGCTGCACCAATATTCTCGCCTTGCGTGGTGATCCACCACGTGACAAGGAGAAGTGGGAGGCTGCCCAGGATGGCTTTAACTACGCCAAAGACCTCGTATCCCACATTCGCAAGACGTACGGAGACCACTTCGATATCGGCGTTGCCGGCTACCCTGAGGGTTGTGACGATAACAAGGACGAGGACCTGCTTCTCGACCACTTGAAGGAAAAGGTCGATATGGGTGCCTCTTTCATTGTCACGCAGATGTTTTATGACGCCGACAACTTTGTGCGTTGGGTTGGCCGAGTACGCGAACGAGGCATCACCGTCCCCATCATACCAGGTATTATGCCTATTGCAACATACGCCAGCTTCTTGCGTCGGGCGAACCACATGCAGGCGAGAATCCCCGAGGAGTGGTTGCAGCGCCTTGAGCCCATCAAGACAGACGACGCTGCGGTGAGAATTGTGGGTAGGCAGCTGGTTGTGGAGCTTTGCCGGAAGATCTTGGCCGCCGGCATTCACCACTTGCACTTCTATACAATGAACCTCGCTCAGTCGACGGCCTTGATTCTGGAGGACCTTGACTGGCTGCCATCGCCAAACAAGCCGCTCAAGCACGCCTTGCCCTGGAAGCAGTCTCTGGGTCTCGGACGACGGGAGGAGGACGTGCGTCCCATCTTCTGGCGTAACCGCAACAAGTCGTACGTTATGAGGACCCAGGACTGGGACGAGTTCCCCAACGGGCGCTGGGGTGACTCCAGATCTCCGGCGTTCGGTGAGCTTGACGCCTACGGCATTGGATTGCTGGGAACAAACGAACAGAACAGGAAGAAGTTCGGCGAGCCGAAATCGGTGAAAGATATAGCCACTTTGTTTGTGCGATATGTCCAAAAGGAAGTCGACACGCTTCCGTGGAGCGAGTCCCCACTTGACGCAGAGGCAGAACAAATCAGAGACGACCTGATCGATCTTAACTTGCGTGGGCTGATCACAATTAACTCGCAACCCGCCGTTAACGGTGTCAGATCAACCCACCCCATCCACGGTTGGGGCCCACCAAACGGCTATGTCTACCAAAAGGCTTACCTAGAGCTGCTTGTCCACCCGGCCATTTTTGAGCAGCTCAAGGAGCGAATCCACGACCACCCGGACCTGACATACTATGCCGTGACCAAATCTGGAAATCTGCATACCAACGCAACTTATGAAGGACCCAACGCTGTCACATGGGGTGTTTTCCCGGGCAAAGAGATTGTACAGCCCACTGTTGTCGAGAACATCAGTTTCCTGGCCTGGAAGGATGAGGCTTTCCAACTTGGAATGGAATGGGCCCGTTGTCATGATCAAAACACTCCCAGCCGCATTCTGATCCAGAGCATGATGCAAGAGTGGTATCTTGTGAACATTG TGAACAACGATTTCCATGCGCCACGGACCATCTTCGACACGCTCAAGGGCCTCACTGTTCCCGATATCGACACCGAAATCGTCCCGCCTGCGCTTCCCACTGCCGTCCCTGAGGCTGCTGCCATCAACGGCGAGCGTAATGGCGAGCGTAATGGCGCGCAAGCCAACGGAGCTACCGCAGCTGTTACTGCGTCTTGA